Proteins encoded by one window of Silvimonas iriomotensis:
- a CDS encoding uroporphyrinogen-III C-methyltransferase, producing the protein MTQDQNSLSAALTTHPKPPRRFGLNQPGVWLAVVAIVAAGAVWVHQQREVDQLRNRLAEQSAQAAKREQDANAANAAAQLQLRTVQQQIALVSAKEAEAQSQQSSLASMYDTLTRSDTQRSLAEIEQNLTYASQQLQLTGNVSAALTVLDAADRKLQELNKPELISLRQAVAHDMDKLKSLPVLDTVGITSRLNSLIDELDQLPLAVDVNRLPASASAPAAQRSWASSFGAELWADLKGLIQIRRMDKPDAALLTPDQALFLRENMKLRLLNARTELYSHDEKGFKADLAAVTRYLGLYFDGSARPVQLTQSALNDLSRISFAQNLPSLDSSLAAVRSARTTAERAKP; encoded by the coding sequence ATGACCCAGGACCAGAACTCTCTGTCGGCCGCGCTGACAACCCATCCCAAACCACCGCGCCGCTTTGGCTTGAATCAGCCGGGCGTATGGCTGGCCGTGGTCGCCATCGTCGCCGCTGGCGCTGTCTGGGTACACCAGCAGCGTGAAGTGGACCAGTTGCGCAACCGCCTGGCAGAGCAATCTGCCCAGGCGGCCAAACGTGAGCAGGATGCCAACGCCGCCAACGCGGCCGCCCAGCTGCAACTGCGTACGGTGCAACAGCAGATTGCGCTGGTCTCGGCCAAAGAGGCCGAGGCGCAAAGCCAGCAATCGTCGCTGGCCAGCATGTACGACACCCTTACCCGCAGCGACACGCAACGTTCGCTGGCCGAGATCGAGCAAAACCTGACCTACGCCAGCCAGCAATTGCAGCTGACCGGCAATGTCTCGGCCGCGCTCACGGTGCTGGATGCCGCAGATCGCAAGCTGCAAGAACTGAACAAGCCAGAGTTGATCTCGCTGCGGCAGGCGGTGGCCCATGACATGGACAAACTCAAGTCGCTGCCAGTGCTCGATACGGTGGGCATTACGTCGCGCCTCAACAGCCTGATCGACGAGCTTGACCAGTTGCCGCTGGCGGTAGATGTAAACCGCCTGCCGGCGTCGGCCAGTGCCCCGGCTGCGCAACGTTCCTGGGCCAGCAGCTTTGGCGCAGAACTGTGGGCTGACCTCAAGGGCCTGATCCAGATCCGCCGCATGGACAAACCCGACGCCGCATTGCTGACGCCGGACCAGGCCCTGTTCCTGCGCGAGAACATGAAGCTGCGCCTGCTGAACGCCCGCACCGAGTTGTACTCGCACGATGAAAAGGGCTTCAAGGCAGACCTCGCCGCCGTCACCCGCTATCTGGGCCTGTATTTTGACGGCAGCGCCAGACCGGTGCAGCTTACCCAGTCCGCGCTCAATGACCTGTCGCGCATCTCTTTCGCCCAGAATCTGCCTTCGCTCGATAGCAGCCTGGCGGCAGTCCGCTCCGCCCGTACCACGGCGGAA
- a CDS encoding uroporphyrinogen-III synthase: MLSGQRVWVTRPAAQSAGLLTRLREAGAVPVALPLLEIAPAADPAALDAALAELAHTDLAIFVSPSAMDAVMARLGAAWPAQVPVAVVGPGSQRRAEELGMTDIISPATRFDSEGLLAEPRMQALAGRRVVLFRGDGGRELLPDALRERGARLQVVSAYRRLPPAFDSARLGAALDAGCDGAIISSSEAAHYLFTQFEASYCKRLQSVLYFTPHPRIAAALAEHGATRVVATEAGDAGIVTSLCRHFNRTP; the protein is encoded by the coding sequence ATGCTCAGCGGCCAGCGCGTGTGGGTGACCCGTCCGGCAGCACAGTCCGCAGGCCTGCTGACGCGCCTGCGGGAGGCCGGCGCGGTGCCGGTCGCCTTGCCGCTGCTGGAGATCGCCCCGGCGGCTGATCCGGCCGCGCTGGACGCTGCCCTGGCGGAACTGGCTCACACGGATCTGGCCATTTTTGTCAGCCCCTCGGCCATGGATGCGGTGATGGCACGCCTTGGCGCAGCCTGGCCGGCGCAGGTGCCGGTGGCCGTGGTCGGGCCGGGCAGCCAGCGCCGGGCAGAAGAACTGGGCATGACCGATATCATCAGTCCCGCCACCCGGTTTGATAGCGAAGGTTTGCTGGCCGAGCCACGCATGCAGGCGCTGGCAGGCCGCCGTGTGGTGCTGTTCCGGGGCGATGGCGGGCGTGAATTGTTGCCAGATGCGCTGCGTGAACGCGGCGCCCGTCTGCAGGTTGTGAGCGCTTATCGCCGCTTGCCGCCAGCGTTTGACAGCGCCCGGCTGGGCGCAGCGCTGGATGCCGGCTGCGATGGCGCGATCATTTCCAGCTCGGAAGCGGCGCATTACCTGTTTACTCAATTTGAAGCCAGCTACTGCAAGCGGCTACAATCGGTTTTATATTTCACGCCGCACCCGCGGATTGCTGCCGCACTGGCAGAACATGGCGCGACGCGTGTCGTCGCCACAGAAGCGGGTGATGCTGGCATCGTGACTTCGCTGTGCCGCCATTTCAACAGGACGCCATGA
- the hemC gene encoding hydroxymethylbilane synthase, with the protein MTTAAPHRLVIATRESPLALWQANHVRDRLLALYPGLTVELLGMTTKGDQILDRTLNKIGGKGLFVKELETALAEGRADLAVHSMKDVPMVLPEGFAIGAISEREDPFDAFVSNQYASLADLPQGAVVGTSSLRRESQLRARFPHLTIKPLRGNLGTRLSKLDAGEFDAIILAAAGLKRLGFTDRIRETLSAQDSLPAPGQGALGIEILASREDLKTLLAPLNDAATAACVTAERALSRRLGGSCQVPLGAFAQDDEGFLRLRGFVANPDGSDMVYAEANGSRAAANGLGLQVADLLLTEGAAEVLKRLAENAAD; encoded by the coding sequence ATGACTACTGCCGCGCCGCATCGCCTCGTCATCGCCACTCGCGAAAGCCCGCTTGCCTTGTGGCAGGCCAATCATGTTCGTGACCGTTTGCTGGCGCTGTATCCGGGTCTGACCGTAGAGCTGCTGGGCATGACGACCAAGGGCGACCAGATTCTGGATCGCACGCTCAACAAGATCGGCGGCAAGGGCCTGTTTGTGAAAGAACTGGAAACCGCGCTGGCCGAAGGCCGGGCGGACCTGGCCGTGCATTCCATGAAAGACGTGCCGATGGTGCTGCCTGAAGGCTTTGCCATCGGCGCGATCAGCGAGCGCGAAGACCCGTTCGATGCCTTTGTCTCCAACCAGTACGCCAGCCTGGCAGACCTGCCGCAAGGCGCCGTGGTGGGGACATCCAGCCTGCGCCGCGAAAGCCAGTTGCGCGCGCGCTTTCCGCATCTGACCATCAAGCCCTTGCGCGGCAATCTGGGCACGCGCTTGTCCAAACTGGATGCCGGCGAGTTTGATGCCATCATCCTTGCTGCCGCCGGCCTGAAGCGTCTTGGCTTTACTGATCGCATCCGTGAAACACTGAGCGCCCAGGATAGCTTGCCGGCACCGGGCCAGGGCGCGCTGGGGATTGAAATCCTGGCTTCGCGTGAAGACCTTAAAACCCTGCTGGCGCCGTTGAATGACGCCGCAACCGCCGCTTGCGTGACGGCCGAGCGCGCGTTGTCGCGCCGTCTGGGTGGTTCTTGCCAGGTGCCGCTGGGTGCGTTTGCGCAAGACGATGAAGGTTTCCTGCGCCTGCGCGGCTTTGTCGCCAATCCGGACGGTTCTGATATGGTCTACGCCGAAGCCAACGGCTCACGCGCGGCGGCCAACGGGCTGGGTCTGCAAGTGGCGGATCTGTTGCTGACCGAAGGCGCGGCTGAGGTCCTCAAGCGCCTTGCGGAAAACGCGGCAGACTGA
- the polA gene encoding DNA polymerase I, whose product MPKLLLIDGSSYLYRAFHAIRELSAPDGTPTNALYGFVNMLRKLRQTTPADYIACVFDAKGKTFRDDIYTEYKANRPPMPDELRVQIEPIHAAVRAFGVPILCVEGVEADDVIGTLATMACEHGIETIMSTGDKDMAQLVNECVRIENSMTEEVLDIEGVFAKFNVRPDQIVDYLSLIGDTVDNVPGVPKVGPKTAAKWLAEYDSLDNIVANADKIGGVVGENLRNSLGWLPTAKALVTIKCDVDLSKELPGALPDLSPRASNWVELEALFRRYNFRTWLREAEEKLASGVVGEVDPATVADKPAGKLERHYEAIQTPQQLQAWLAKLNAAEVTAVDTETTSLDPMQARIVGMSFSVKGGEAAYLPLAHRGPDTPVQLAFDETLATLKPWLESDSHKKLGQNLKYDQHVFANHGITLRGISDDTLLMSYVLASHERHNMDDQAERELGETTIKYEDVCGKGAKQIGFDEVGVEAATAYAAEDADITLRLAHALHERLAQVPSLDKLYKTIELPVREVLFKMERNGILLDGPKLNKQSHEIGLRLLELEQEAYKLAGQPFNLGSPKQIGEIFFEQLKLPVIKKTPKGAPSTDEDVLQELAKDFPLPKVLLEHRSLSKLKSTYTDKLPLMVNPYTGRVHTSFNQTVAVTGRLSSTDPNLQNIPVRTAEGRRIREAFVAPPGHKIVSADYSQIELRIMAHLSSDAALLKAFAEGEDIHRATAAEVFGVTPLEVTSEQRRYAKTINFGLIYGMSAFGLAQSLEIERSAAQNYIDRYFGRFPGVAAYMERTRAEARRVGFVETVFGRRLWLPEIKAANPMRRAGAERAAINAPMQGTAADLIKLAMLAVQDWIERDKLASKLVLQVHDELLLEVPDAELDVVRTQLPRIMAEVARLKVPLVADTGVGMSWEEAH is encoded by the coding sequence ATGCCTAAGCTTTTGCTCATTGATGGTTCGTCTTACCTGTACCGCGCGTTTCACGCCATCCGTGAATTGTCCGCGCCGGATGGCACGCCCACCAATGCGCTCTATGGCTTTGTGAACATGCTGCGCAAGCTGCGGCAGACCACCCCGGCCGATTACATCGCCTGTGTGTTTGATGCCAAAGGCAAGACATTCCGCGACGATATCTACACCGAATACAAAGCCAACCGCCCGCCCATGCCAGACGAATTGCGCGTGCAGATCGAACCGATCCACGCCGCCGTCCGCGCGTTTGGCGTGCCCATTTTGTGTGTGGAAGGCGTTGAGGCCGATGACGTGATCGGCACCCTGGCCACCATGGCGTGCGAGCACGGTATCGAGACCATCATGTCCACCGGTGACAAGGACATGGCACAACTGGTGAACGAGTGCGTGCGGATTGAAAACTCGATGACCGAAGAAGTGCTGGATATCGAAGGCGTGTTTGCCAAGTTCAATGTGCGGCCGGACCAGATCGTCGATTACCTCTCGCTGATTGGCGACACGGTGGATAACGTGCCCGGCGTACCCAAAGTCGGCCCCAAAACCGCCGCCAAGTGGCTGGCCGAATACGACAGCCTGGATAACATTGTTGCCAATGCCGACAAGATTGGCGGCGTGGTGGGCGAGAACCTGCGTAACTCGCTGGGCTGGCTGCCGACAGCCAAGGCACTGGTCACCATCAAATGCGATGTGGACCTCAGCAAAGAATTGCCGGGCGCCCTGCCTGATCTGAGCCCGCGCGCCTCCAACTGGGTAGAACTGGAAGCGCTGTTCCGCCGGTATAACTTCCGCACCTGGTTGCGTGAGGCGGAAGAAAAACTGGCTTCCGGCGTTGTGGGTGAAGTCGACCCGGCCACCGTGGCGGACAAACCGGCCGGCAAGCTGGAGCGCCATTACGAAGCCATCCAGACCCCTCAGCAATTGCAAGCCTGGCTGGCGAAACTGAATGCGGCCGAAGTGACTGCCGTCGACACCGAAACCACCAGCCTTGACCCGATGCAGGCACGCATTGTCGGCATGTCGTTCTCGGTCAAAGGGGGCGAAGCGGCCTACCTGCCGCTGGCGCATCGCGGCCCGGATACACCGGTGCAACTGGCGTTTGATGAAACGCTGGCGACGCTCAAACCCTGGCTTGAATCAGACAGCCACAAAAAGCTGGGCCAGAACCTCAAGTACGACCAGCACGTCTTTGCCAATCATGGCATTACCTTGCGCGGGATCAGCGATGACACGCTGCTGATGTCTTACGTGCTGGCCAGCCACGAACGCCACAACATGGACGACCAGGCCGAGCGCGAACTGGGCGAAACCACCATCAAATACGAAGATGTCTGCGGCAAGGGCGCCAAGCAGATCGGCTTTGACGAGGTAGGCGTGGAAGCCGCGACCGCCTATGCCGCCGAGGACGCTGACATTACCCTGCGCCTGGCACACGCCTTGCACGAACGGCTGGCGCAAGTGCCATCGCTGGACAAGCTCTACAAGACCATCGAACTGCCGGTACGGGAAGTCTTGTTCAAGATGGAACGCAACGGCATCTTGCTGGACGGCCCCAAGCTCAACAAGCAAAGCCACGAGATCGGCCTGCGATTGCTGGAACTGGAACAGGAAGCCTACAAGCTGGCCGGCCAGCCCTTCAATCTGGGCAGTCCCAAGCAGATTGGCGAAATTTTCTTCGAGCAACTCAAGTTGCCGGTCATCAAGAAAACCCCCAAGGGCGCGCCCTCGACCGATGAAGACGTGCTGCAAGAACTGGCCAAGGATTTCCCGCTGCCCAAGGTGCTGCTGGAACATCGCAGCCTGTCCAAGCTCAAGTCGACCTATACCGACAAGCTGCCGCTGATGGTGAACCCGTATACCGGCCGCGTGCACACCAGCTTTAACCAGACCGTAGCGGTGACCGGGCGGTTGAGTTCAACCGACCCCAATCTGCAGAATATTCCGGTGCGCACAGCAGAAGGCCGCCGCATCCGCGAGGCCTTTGTCGCGCCACCGGGCCACAAGATTGTGTCGGCTGATTATTCGCAGATTGAATTGCGGATCATGGCGCATTTGTCCAGCGACGCCGCCCTGCTCAAAGCCTTTGCCGAAGGCGAGGACATTCACCGTGCCACGGCGGCCGAAGTTTTCGGCGTCACCCCGCTGGAAGTGACAAGCGAACAGCGCCGCTACGCCAAGACCATCAACTTTGGCCTGATTTACGGCATGAGTGCCTTTGGCCTGGCGCAATCGCTGGAAATTGAACGCAGCGCGGCGCAGAACTATATCGACCGCTATTTTGGCCGTTTCCCGGGCGTGGCGGCCTATATGGAACGCACCCGGGCCGAAGCGCGCCGTGTGGGCTTTGTGGAAACCGTCTTTGGCCGCCGCCTGTGGCTGCCCGAGATCAAAGCCGCTAACCCGATGCGCCGCGCCGGGGCTGAACGCGCCGCCATCAACGCGCCCATGCAAGGCACTGCGGCCGACCTGATCAAACTGGCCATGCTGGCCGTGCAAGACTGGATTGAGCGCGACAAGCTGGCCAGCAAACTGGTGCTGCAGGTCCACGATGAACTGCTGCTGGAAGTCCCGGACGCAGAACTCGACGTGGTCCGCACCCAGTTGCCACGGATCATGGCCGAAGTCGCGCGCCTGAAGGTGCCGCTGGTGGCTGATACCGGTGTGGGGATGAGCTGGGAAGAGGCGCATTGA
- a CDS encoding LOG family protein codes for MSLKDKVPTLVDTAAQADIHAWRARESWRVFEIMAEFVEAAERLQPIQPAVSIFGSARTPQEHPYYKLTEQVARLLSDAGFSVISGGGPGIMEAANKGAFFGKSPSVGLNIQLPHEQSGNPYQDVSQSFRHFFARKVMFVKHATAYVVMPGGFGTLDELTEALTLIQTGKSRRIPIILVGSAFWGGMVDWFRNVLVTEKMIGPADMDLVQLIDDPKEIVDAIFKYYETRGFEMSPAEREMQFSL; via the coding sequence ATGAGCCTCAAAGACAAAGTGCCCACACTGGTTGATACCGCCGCGCAGGCGGACATTCACGCCTGGCGCGCGCGCGAATCCTGGCGCGTGTTCGAGATCATGGCAGAGTTTGTCGAAGCCGCAGAGCGGCTGCAACCGATTCAGCCCGCGGTTTCTATCTTTGGCTCGGCGCGCACGCCCCAGGAGCATCCGTATTATAAGCTCACCGAACAGGTTGCCAGACTGTTGTCTGATGCGGGTTTTTCGGTGATCTCTGGCGGCGGCCCCGGCATCATGGAGGCCGCCAACAAAGGCGCGTTCTTCGGCAAAAGCCCGTCGGTGGGGCTCAATATCCAGTTGCCGCATGAACAAAGCGGCAACCCTTATCAGGATGTCAGCCAGAGTTTCCGCCATTTTTTTGCGCGCAAGGTCATGTTTGTCAAACACGCCACGGCCTACGTGGTGATGCCCGGTGGCTTTGGCACGCTGGACGAACTCACCGAAGCGCTCACGCTCATTCAGACTGGCAAGTCGCGCCGCATTCCCATCATTCTGGTCGGGAGCGCGTTCTGGGGCGGCATGGTGGACTGGTTCCGCAATGTGCTGGTGACCGAAAAAATGATCGGCCCGGCAGACATGGATCTGGTGCAACTGATTGATGATCCCAAAGAGATCGTCGACGCCATCTTCAAATACTATGAAACACGCGGCTTTGAAATGTCGCCGGCTGAACGCGAAATGCAGTTCAGTTTGTAA
- a CDS encoding DUF2782 domain-containing protein — protein sequence MRTTSLIACLVLLAGVAQAATDTSKKEPDAPPPPPMPAADSPAAPEPEVTVVQKQDATVTEYRMKGKLYMMRVVPKVGKPYYLVDKEGNGRFNEMSDIGGDNLAPPRWVLLEF from the coding sequence ATGCGTACAACATCCCTGATCGCCTGCCTCGTGTTGCTGGCTGGCGTGGCGCAAGCCGCCACCGATACCAGCAAGAAAGAACCCGATGCCCCGCCGCCCCCGCCCATGCCCGCCGCAGACAGCCCGGCCGCGCCGGAGCCGGAAGTCACCGTGGTGCAAAAACAGGACGCCACCGTCACCGAATACCGCATGAAAGGCAAGCTGTACATGATGCGGGTGGTGCCCAAGGTCGGCAAACCGTATTACCTCGTCGACAAGGAAGGCAACGGCCGTTTCAACGAGATGTCTGACATTGGTGGAGACAATCTGGCGCCACCGCGCTGGGTCTTGCTTGAATTCTGA
- a CDS encoding homoserine kinase: MSVFTTVTPDDLAPFLKRYCIGQLVELKGIAAGVTNTNFFVTTTHGRYVLTLFETLQAEELPYYVNLLAHLAHHGIASAAPIANLDDQYVDTLNGKPTLLVTCLPGKVAEHPNTTQCAEVGEMLAQMHLASRSYGGYMKNPRGVQWWADTAATVAPFMAPADAQLLQAEVTLQQSTDYRALPSGMVHADLFRDNVLMDGDRVGGFIDFYYACNDAWLYDVAIALNDWCSTADGNIDDARARAFLKGYTDVRPLDAAEKAAWPTMLRGAALRFWTSRLLDFHKPASGEMTFAKDPTHFQRVIEHHTRRQDFWLD, translated from the coding sequence ATGTCTGTTTTCACTACCGTTACGCCGGATGATCTGGCGCCCTTTCTGAAGCGCTATTGCATTGGCCAGCTGGTCGAGCTCAAAGGCATCGCCGCGGGCGTCACCAACACCAATTTCTTCGTGACCACGACGCATGGTCGCTACGTGCTGACCTTGTTCGAGACCTTGCAGGCCGAAGAACTGCCGTACTACGTGAACCTGCTGGCCCATCTGGCGCACCATGGCATTGCCTCGGCCGCGCCGATTGCCAATCTGGATGACCAGTACGTCGATACGCTCAATGGCAAACCGACGCTGCTGGTCACCTGCCTGCCGGGCAAGGTGGCAGAACACCCCAACACCACCCAGTGCGCCGAAGTGGGCGAGATGCTGGCGCAAATGCATCTGGCCTCCCGCAGCTATGGCGGCTACATGAAAAACCCGCGCGGCGTGCAGTGGTGGGCCGATACCGCCGCCACAGTCGCGCCGTTCATGGCCCCGGCTGATGCCCAATTGCTGCAGGCCGAAGTCACCCTGCAGCAATCCACCGATTACCGCGCCCTGCCGTCAGGCATGGTGCATGCCGACCTGTTCCGCGACAACGTGCTGATGGATGGCGATCGTGTGGGCGGGTTTATCGACTTTTACTATGCGTGCAACGACGCCTGGTTGTATGACGTCGCCATTGCGCTGAACGACTGGTGCTCGACCGCCGATGGCAACATCGACGACGCCCGCGCCCGCGCCTTCCTCAAGGGCTACACCGATGTACGCCCGCTGGACGCCGCCGAGAAAGCCGCCTGGCCGACCATGTTGCGTGGCGCCGCGCTGCGCTTCTGGACCTCCCGCCTGCTTGATTTCCACAAACCGGCCAGCGGCGAAATGACGTTCGCCAAAGACCCGACCCACTTCCAGCGCGTGATCGAGCATCACACACGCCGCCAGGATTTCTGGCTGGACTGA
- a CDS encoding sigma-70 family RNA polymerase sigma factor gives MSIADALHALRPDLLRYARYQLGDDTTAEDVVQETLLAALEKPDAFSGQSTLRTWVTGILKFKVIDAQRRRYRDPLLIHPELDEENDLSDFDTLFDKTGHWGSEAPRHWAHPDASLQDKQFWLTFDACRKAMPARTALVFCLREITGLEIEVICQQLDITATNCSVLLYRARMALRLCLQKNWFDEEAGA, from the coding sequence ATGTCGATCGCCGACGCCCTTCATGCCCTGCGCCCGGACCTGCTGCGCTATGCGCGCTACCAGCTGGGCGATGACACCACGGCCGAGGACGTCGTCCAGGAAACCTTGCTGGCGGCACTGGAGAAACCCGACGCTTTCAGCGGGCAATCCACCCTGCGCACCTGGGTTACCGGCATCCTCAAGTTCAAGGTGATCGACGCCCAGCGCCGCCGTTATCGTGATCCGCTGCTCATTCACCCGGAGCTGGACGAGGAAAACGACCTCTCCGACTTCGATACCCTGTTCGACAAAACCGGACACTGGGGCAGCGAGGCCCCGCGCCACTGGGCGCATCCGGACGCCAGTCTGCAGGACAAACAGTTCTGGCTGACTTTTGACGCCTGTCGCAAAGCCATGCCCGCCCGCACAGCCCTGGTGTTCTGTCTGCGTGAAATAACCGGGCTTGAGATCGAGGTGATCTGTCAGCAACTGGATATCACCGCGACTAATTGTTCTGTACTCTTGTACCGGGCACGCATGGCCTTGCGCCTGTGCCTGCAAAAGAACTGGTTTGATGAAGAAGCAGGCGCGTGA
- a CDS encoding zf-HC2 domain-containing protein — MFGACRQASRLLSKSQDLPLTFGERLKLRYHLALCDKCRAFSRQLDQLRHFARQGSQQAQSDS; from the coding sequence ATGTTTGGCGCCTGCCGGCAAGCCAGCCGCTTGCTGTCCAAGTCTCAAGACCTGCCACTGACCTTTGGTGAGCGTCTGAAACTGCGTTACCACCTGGCCTTGTGCGACAAGTGCCGGGCGTTCTCGCGCCAGCTGGATCAGTTGCGCCACTTTGCCCGCCAGGGCTCGCAACAAGCGCAGTCAGACTCCTGA
- a CDS encoding FAD-binding oxidoreductase, translated as MSDAHPLLAELATLLDPAGILTGEATEGYMIDGRRRYHGRNLAVIRPRSTEETAAVVKACARHQVAMVPQGGNTSLCGAATPDESGHSVVISMERMNRVLGVDEGNNTITAEAGAIIADLQNAALNARRLFPADWGAKGSARVGGALGTNAGGLNVLRYGNMRELTLGLEVVLADGRIWNGLRGLRKDNTGYDLKQLFIASEGTLGIITRATFKLFPLPTAQSTALIPVADPQGAVDLLRGLQHELGDRVTSFELVSRRCWELLAQYCPDLPKPFAELPQWTVLAEVSDGGSDDHLLDKFAEALVALGAADEALIAQSRSDAADFWALREAIPEAQKRKGVSIKQDIGVPTSAFPLFLKEAEAALRAGFGEADIIAFGHLGDGNLHYNVFLSDVSQGVYAHEARINDIVYEIVQRHSGTISAEHGIGQLKRNLLPHYRSDVEMALMHQIKAALDPANLMNPGKLLAG; from the coding sequence ATGTCTGACGCACACCCCTTGCTGGCCGAACTGGCCACGCTGCTTGATCCCGCCGGCATCCTGACTGGCGAGGCCACCGAAGGCTACATGATCGACGGCCGCCGCCGTTATCACGGCCGCAATCTGGCGGTGATCCGCCCGCGCAGCACCGAAGAAACTGCCGCCGTGGTCAAAGCCTGTGCCCGCCACCAGGTCGCCATGGTGCCGCAGGGTGGCAACACCAGCCTGTGCGGTGCGGCCACGCCGGATGAAAGCGGCCACAGCGTGGTGATCAGCATGGAACGCATGAACCGCGTGCTGGGCGTGGATGAAGGCAACAACACCATCACGGCCGAGGCCGGTGCGATCATTGCCGATCTGCAAAACGCGGCGCTCAATGCCAGACGTTTGTTCCCGGCCGACTGGGGCGCCAAAGGCTCCGCCCGCGTTGGCGGGGCGCTGGGGACCAACGCCGGCGGCCTCAATGTGCTGCGCTACGGCAATATGCGGGAACTGACGCTGGGGCTTGAGGTGGTGCTGGCCGATGGCCGCATCTGGAATGGCCTCAGAGGCCTGCGCAAGGACAACACCGGGTACGACCTCAAGCAGCTGTTCATTGCCTCGGAAGGCACGCTGGGGATCATTACCCGCGCCACTTTCAAGCTGTTTCCGCTGCCCACCGCGCAATCGACCGCGCTGATCCCGGTGGCCGATCCGCAAGGCGCCGTGGATCTCTTGCGCGGGCTGCAGCATGAGCTGGGCGATCGCGTGACGTCGTTTGAGTTGGTCTCCCGCCGCTGTTGGGAACTGCTGGCCCAGTACTGCCCTGATCTGCCCAAGCCGTTTGCCGAGCTCCCGCAATGGACCGTACTGGCCGAGGTCTCGGACGGCGGCAGCGATGACCACTTGCTGGATAAATTTGCAGAGGCGCTGGTTGCACTGGGGGCTGCCGACGAGGCACTGATCGCCCAGAGCCGTTCAGACGCCGCCGATTTCTGGGCCCTGCGCGAAGCCATTCCCGAAGCGCAAAAGCGCAAGGGGGTAAGCATCAAGCAGGATATCGGCGTGCCGACGTCGGCTTTCCCGCTGTTCCTTAAAGAAGCCGAAGCGGCGCTGCGGGCCGGGTTTGGCGAGGCCGACATCATCGCCTTCGGCCATCTGGGTGATGGCAACCTGCACTACAACGTGTTTTTGTCGGACGTAAGCCAGGGCGTCTACGCCCATGAGGCGCGCATCAATGACATCGTTTACGAGATTGTGCAGCGCCACAGCGGTACAATTTCGGCCGAACATGGCATCGGCCAGCTCAAGCGCAATCTGTTGCCGCATTACCGCAGCGATGTGGAAATGGCGTTGATGCACCAGATCAAGGCCGCGCTGGACCCCGCTAACCTGATGAACCCTGGCAAGCTGTTGGCCGGTTAA